A window of the Cicer arietinum cultivar CDC Frontier isolate Library 1 chromosome 6, Cicar.CDCFrontier_v2.0, whole genome shotgun sequence genome harbors these coding sequences:
- the LOC101488772 gene encoding probable polyamine oxidase 4 gives MDPKLFFSNNYLDGTITSRIESQQRPLPSVIVIGAGISGVAAARILHDASFKVTLLESRDRLGGRIHTDYSFGCPVDMGASWLHGVCNENPLAPLICGLGLTLYRTSGDNSVLYDHDLESCMLFSIDGKQVPQQTVIEVGETFKSILEETGKVRDEHPEDISVSEAISIVLDRHPQLRQQGLAHEVLQWYICRMEAWFAADADMISLQTWDQEHVLSGGHGLMVQGYNPVINALAKDVDIRLNHRVTKISSGYNKVMVTVEDGRNFVADAAIITVPIGILKANLIEFEPRLPDWKVSAISDLGVGNENKIALRFDKVFWPDVELMGVVAPTSYSCGYFLNLHKATGHPVLVYMAAGRFAYDLEKLSDESAANFVMLQLKKMFPDASEPVQYLVSHWGTDPNSLGCYSYDLVGKSMDVYDKLRAPLGNLFFGGEAMSLDNQGSVHGAYSAGVMAAENCQRYLWEKQGNLESLAQVSVRNETLGTTIPLQISRI, from the exons ATGGACCCTAAACTATTTTTCTCCAACAATTACCTCGATG GCACTATTACATCCCGCATTGAGAGCCAACAAAGGCCACTTCCCTCCGTTATAGTTATTGGTGCCGGAATATCAGGGGTTGCAGCAGCACGTATTCTCCATGATGCATCTTTTAAG GTCACCCTATTGGAGTCACGAGATAGGCTTGGTGGTCGCATACATACTGACTACTCATTTGGTTGTCCCGTTGACATGGGAGCCTCATG GCTACATGGAGTTTGTAATGAGAATCCTTTGGCTCCATTGATATGTGGTCTGGGGCTTACATTATATCGTACCAGTggtgacaactctgttttatatGACCATGATTTGGAAAG TTGTATGCTGTTTAGCATTGATGGCAAACAAGTTCCACAACAGACTGTCATTGAAGTTGGAGAAACTTTCAAGAGTATTCTGGAAGAG ACGGGTAAAGTGAGGGATGAGCATCCTGAGGACATTTCAGTTTCCGAAGCGATTTCAATTGTGCTAGATAGGCATCCACAACTAAG GCAGCAAGGACTTGCCCATGAAGTGCTGCAATGGTACATATGCAGAATGGAAGCCTGGTTTGCTGCTGATGCAGATATGATTTCACTCCAAACCTGGGATCAG GAACATGTCCTCTCTGGTGGTCATGGACTCATGGTGCAAGGATATAATCCTGTTATAAATGCTCTTGCAAAAGATGTAGATATACGCCTGAACCACAG GGTGACCAAGATATCCAGTGGCTACAATAAGGTAATGGTTACCGTGGAGGATGGAAGGAACTTTGTTGCCGATGCTGCTATCATAACTGTTCCTATTGGAATCCTTAAAGCCAATTTAATTGAGTTTGAACCAAGACTTCCTGATTGGAAAGTTTCTGCAATTTCAGATCTTGGTGTAggcaatgaaaataaaattgcacTAAGATTTGACAAAGTGTTTTGGCCAGACGTAGAACTTATGGGTGTCGTAGCTCCTACCTCTTACTCCTGTGGCTACTTTCTCAATCTTCATAAAGCAACAGGCCATCCAGTTCTTGTTTATATGGCAGCTGGCAGGTTCGCTTATGACCTCGAGAAGCTATCCGACGAGTCCGCTGCAAATTTTGTGATGTTACAGCTTAAGAAGATGTTTCCTGATGCTTCTGAGCCA GTTCAGTATCTTGTGTCACATTGGGGAACAGATCCAAACTCTCTTGGTTGTTACTCTTACGATTTGGTTGGAAAATCAATGGATGTGTATGACAAGCTTCGCGCACCTTTAGGTAATCTATTCTTTGGTGGGGAAGCCATGAGCTTAGATAATCAGGGATCTGTACATGGAGCTTACTCTGCCGGGGTCATGGCTGCTGAAAATTGTCAAAGATATCTTTGGGAAAAACAAGGCAATTTAGAAAGCCTGGCTCAAGTTTCTGTTAGGAATGAAACACTAGGAACTACTATACCTCTTCAGATCTCcagaatatga